The following proteins are encoded in a genomic region of Polynucleobacter paludilacus:
- a CDS encoding Maf family nucleotide pyrophosphatase, producing MGNSTNPKLILASTSVYRKELLNRLGIPFEVISPKVDETPLSGESTLTLALRLAKAKAAAVAKIHPEAWVIGSDQVADLCGAAIGKPGNFERAFAQLQLMRGSIVTFYTALCLMNGANETSLCIPTEVKFRNLKDDVLEAYLHAEEPYDCAGSAKSEGMGISLLEYMRSDDPTALIGLPLIALSGLLRDAGFSIPSTKSSSQ from the coding sequence CGACTTCGGTGTATCGCAAAGAGCTTTTGAACCGTCTCGGCATTCCCTTTGAGGTGATATCACCCAAAGTGGATGAAACGCCTCTTTCAGGAGAAAGCACGCTGACCCTCGCCCTACGTCTTGCAAAGGCCAAAGCAGCAGCGGTTGCCAAAATCCATCCTGAAGCTTGGGTGATTGGCTCTGACCAAGTAGCTGATCTATGTGGCGCAGCTATTGGCAAGCCGGGAAACTTTGAACGTGCGTTTGCACAACTTCAACTCATGCGTGGGTCAATCGTTACTTTTTATACAGCCCTGTGCTTAATGAATGGCGCAAATGAAACGAGCCTTTGTATTCCAACTGAAGTGAAATTCCGCAATCTCAAAGATGATGTACTTGAGGCTTATTTGCATGCCGAAGAACCCTATGATTGTGCCGGCAGCGCTAAGTCCGAAGGCATGGGTATTAGCCTTTTGGAATACATGCGTAGCGATGACCCAACTGCATTGATTGGTTTACCTTTGATTGCACTCAGCGGTTTATTGCGCGATGCCGGCTTCTCCATTCCATCCACGAAGAGCAGCTCTCAATGA
- a CDS encoding SAM-dependent methyltransferase, giving the protein MKAALGTLYLVPNTLGDHARQEQLASVLPSETISQAAKLQYWIVEEAKTARALLKAIETVTPLVCPIQEMQMSEWRGAARNAKYGADIKAADLLKPLIAGKDMGLMSEAGVPGVADPGAELVLAAHQLGAKVKPLVGPSSLLLGLMASGLNGQRFAFQGYLPHDNQERSSKLKQLELESRKLQQTQLWIETPYRNAAMVLACLSNLLPQTKLCIGVDLTLPTESISTLSVSEWRKRYPNEAACASLQNRPAVFLLLA; this is encoded by the coding sequence ATGAAGGCCGCCTTAGGAACTTTGTATCTCGTTCCCAATACTTTGGGTGATCACGCTCGTCAAGAACAATTAGCATCAGTGCTGCCATCTGAAACGATTAGTCAAGCGGCCAAACTTCAATATTGGATTGTGGAAGAAGCCAAAACTGCTCGCGCCTTACTGAAAGCGATAGAAACTGTGACGCCTTTGGTTTGCCCGATTCAAGAAATGCAAATGAGTGAATGGCGTGGTGCAGCTCGCAATGCCAAATATGGTGCAGACATTAAGGCAGCCGATCTACTGAAGCCATTAATTGCAGGCAAAGACATGGGGTTAATGTCGGAAGCGGGTGTGCCTGGTGTTGCTGACCCTGGCGCCGAATTGGTATTAGCCGCACATCAGCTGGGGGCCAAAGTGAAACCACTGGTTGGCCCAAGCTCTCTCTTGTTGGGCTTGATGGCGAGCGGTCTAAATGGGCAACGTTTTGCATTTCAAGGTTATTTACCGCACGACAATCAAGAGCGCAGTAGCAAACTGAAGCAACTCGAGCTAGAGTCCAGAAAATTACAGCAAACCCAATTGTGGATTGAAACGCCCTATCGCAATGCTGCAATGGTTTTGGCCTGCTTGAGCAACTTATTACCGCAGACAAAGCTGTGTATTGGGGTTGATCTCACTTTGCCTACAGAATCTATTAGTACTCTGAGCGTTTCTGAATGGCGCAAGCGCTACCCAAATGAGGCAGCTTGCGCATCACTACAAAACCGACCAGCCGTCTTTTTACTTTTGGCCTAG
- the sppA gene encoding signal peptide peptidase SppA — protein MENNPNPNANWERQALEHLLLENLKESRRGRRWRVAFRIVTLLILIGIAVSLFDFQLPGHGMGVEKHTALVSLEGEISAHSMANAEDINASLDAAFENEHSAGVILRINSPGGSPVQAGMMNDEIHRLRKLYPNKPLVVVVEDICASGGYYVAVAGDQILVDKASLVGSIGVIMEGFGFTGLMDKLGVTRRMITSGSNKGMMDPFTKENPKQVEMVQTMINEIHQQFINVVKEGRGDRLKDAPDLFSGRVWNGEQAVKLGLADGYGTVNSVARDTFKAPDILDYTVKENFAERVAKRFGAEAGTAAGKAIVKASDLH, from the coding sequence ATGGAAAACAATCCGAATCCAAACGCTAACTGGGAGCGTCAAGCGCTCGAGCATTTGCTCTTAGAAAATCTCAAAGAGAGTCGCAGAGGCCGTCGCTGGCGTGTTGCCTTTCGGATCGTTACATTACTGATCTTGATTGGCATCGCCGTATCTTTATTTGATTTTCAGTTGCCAGGTCATGGTATGGGCGTTGAGAAACACACTGCCTTAGTCTCTTTAGAAGGTGAGATTTCTGCTCACTCAATGGCAAATGCTGAAGATATCAATGCATCATTGGATGCAGCCTTTGAGAATGAGCACAGTGCCGGTGTCATTCTGCGGATTAATAGTCCAGGCGGTTCGCCCGTTCAGGCAGGGATGATGAATGATGAGATTCACCGCTTGCGTAAGCTCTACCCCAATAAGCCTTTGGTAGTCGTCGTAGAGGATATTTGTGCCTCAGGTGGTTATTACGTCGCAGTCGCGGGTGATCAGATCTTGGTTGATAAAGCCAGCTTGGTTGGCTCAATCGGCGTCATCATGGAGGGCTTTGGTTTTACGGGCCTGATGGATAAGTTAGGCGTAACTCGTCGCATGATTACTTCTGGCTCTAACAAGGGCATGATGGATCCGTTTACCAAGGAAAATCCTAAACAAGTTGAGATGGTTCAAACCATGATTAATGAGATTCACCAACAGTTTATTAACGTGGTGAAAGAGGGGCGTGGCGATCGCCTAAAAGATGCGCCAGATCTTTTTTCAGGTCGTGTCTGGAATGGCGAACAAGCAGTCAAGCTTGGCTTAGCTGATGGCTATGGCACTGTGAATTCTGTGGCACGCGACACCTTCAAGGCGCCAGATATTTTGGATTACACCGTAAAAGAAAACTTTGCCGAGCGAGTTGCAAAGCGTTTTGGTGCAGAGGCAGGAACGGCTGCTGGTAAAGCAATCGTGAAGGCTTCAGACCTTCACTAG
- a CDS encoding HAD-IA family hydrolase: MTKSAQSKRRYDLIVWDWDGTIMDSTPTIVNCIQQACRDLGFKEPDDTLASSVIGLGIQDSLRRAVPWIEPMHFPKLTDRFRFHYLAKDHELHLFEGIRELLEDLRNEGYLLGVATGKSRAGLDRSLEFHQLGHVFHETRTADESFSKPHPGMLLELSDVMQVPTRRMLMIGDTTHDLDMANNAGVDAVAVTYGAHPPDTLREAKSLSHVDNVSQLSQWLKLNLIEQ; the protein is encoded by the coding sequence ATGACCAAATCTGCGCAATCTAAACGACGCTACGATCTGATTGTTTGGGATTGGGACGGTACGATCATGGACTCTACCCCCACGATTGTGAACTGTATTCAGCAAGCTTGTCGTGACTTGGGATTCAAGGAACCAGACGATACTTTGGCAAGCTCAGTGATTGGTTTGGGAATTCAGGATTCGCTGCGACGTGCCGTACCCTGGATTGAGCCAATGCATTTTCCTAAGCTCACAGATCGTTTTCGTTTTCACTATTTAGCCAAAGATCATGAACTTCATTTGTTCGAGGGTATCCGCGAGCTACTCGAGGATTTACGCAATGAGGGTTACTTGTTAGGCGTTGCTACTGGAAAGTCACGCGCGGGATTGGATCGCTCTTTAGAGTTTCATCAATTGGGTCATGTGTTTCACGAGACGCGTACCGCAGACGAATCTTTTTCCAAACCCCACCCCGGTATGCTCTTAGAACTTTCCGATGTAATGCAAGTACCCACTCGTCGCATGCTAATGATTGGCGATACTACGCATGATTTGGATATGGCCAATAATGCAGGGGTTGATGCCGTTGCAGTCACTTATGGGGCGCATCCTCCAGACACCTTGCGAGAAGCAAAGTCTCTGAGTCATGTGGATAATGTTTCCCAACTATCACAGTGGCTGAAACTGAATTTAATAGAACAATAA
- a CDS encoding RluA family pseudouridine synthase, with protein sequence MKSNPFPKPSAKPLSQPKIKAAKTKVPVAPAVRLETIGPEEAGQRLDNYLLRWAKGVPKSHVYRIIRSGEVRVNKKRAEPTTRLVEGDVIRVPPVRIAEPAQIAAANSAQTKSRAQGFSDKMPILFEDEALLIVDKPAGLAVHGGSGIALGVIETLRITRPELNFLELVHRLDRDTSGVLMLAKKRSALVEMHRQIREGHTDKRYYLLAHGAIDAGPGTMQLKFPLHKYLLPNGERRVKVDPDGLPSHTALRVVKKLQQGDVAISLAEAQLKTGRTHQIRVHLQKLGHAILGDDKYGFEDVDKRIRSKRLYLHAHLAGFTHPRTGEKMRIESPLPAEFAAMMQSFEQ encoded by the coding sequence ATGAAATCGAACCCCTTTCCCAAGCCCTCAGCCAAGCCTCTCAGCCAGCCCAAGATCAAGGCTGCTAAGACCAAAGTCCCAGTCGCTCCGGCGGTGCGTTTGGAGACAATCGGGCCAGAGGAGGCTGGACAGCGCCTAGATAACTATCTCTTGCGCTGGGCTAAAGGGGTCCCTAAAAGTCACGTTTATCGGATTATTCGTTCTGGCGAAGTGCGGGTCAATAAAAAAAGAGCAGAGCCTACAACCCGTTTAGTTGAGGGCGATGTGATTAGGGTGCCCCCCGTCAGAATTGCGGAACCCGCCCAAATTGCGGCTGCAAATTCTGCTCAAACCAAATCCCGCGCCCAAGGCTTTTCCGACAAAATGCCCATCTTATTTGAAGATGAGGCTTTGCTGATTGTCGATAAGCCAGCTGGTCTTGCGGTTCATGGTGGTTCGGGAATTGCGCTAGGTGTGATCGAGACTCTTCGGATTACAAGACCCGAGTTGAACTTTCTGGAATTAGTGCATCGCTTAGATCGAGATACCTCGGGCGTTTTGATGCTGGCAAAAAAGCGTAGCGCCCTAGTGGAGATGCATCGCCAAATTCGAGAAGGTCACACTGATAAACGGTATTACCTCTTGGCGCATGGCGCTATTGATGCCGGTCCAGGAACGATGCAGCTCAAGTTCCCCTTACATAAATACCTCCTCCCAAATGGTGAGCGTAGGGTCAAAGTCGATCCTGATGGATTGCCGAGCCATACCGCGCTCAGGGTTGTCAAAAAGTTGCAACAAGGAGATGTTGCAATCAGTTTGGCTGAAGCGCAATTAAAGACAGGTCGCACTCACCAAATTCGGGTGCATTTACAAAAATTAGGGCATGCGATTTTGGGTGATGATAAGTATGGCTTCGAGGATGTGGATAAGCGGATTCGATCCAAGCGACTCTATTTGCATGCTCATTTAGCAGGATTTACCCATCCTCGTACCGGAGAAAAAATGCGGATTGAATCCCCACTGCCTGCTGAGTTTGCAGCCATGATGCAAAGCTTTGAGCAATAG
- a CDS encoding Rne/Rng family ribonuclease has translation MKRMLFNATQQEELRVAIVDGQKLIDIDIEAAGREQRKGNIYKGVITRIEPSLEACFVNYGEERHGFLPFKEVARTYFKEGIDVRNASIKDALREGQEIIVQVEKEERGQKGAALTSFISLAGRYLVLMPNNPRGGGVSRRIEGEDRQELRDAMSQLDIPDGMSIIARTAGIGRDATELQWDLSYLMQLWKAIDEAAKGNSGPLLIYLESSLVIRAIRDYFQPDIGEILIDTDDIFEQAQAFMSVVMPDNLPRVKRYQDDVPLFSRFQIEHQIETAYSRTVPLPSGGAIVIDHTEALVSVDVNSARATRGSDIEETAARTNLEAADEIARQARLRDLGGLIVIDFIDMDSSKAQKDVENRLRDALRHDRARVQMGKISKFGLMEMSRQRLRPALSEGSHVTCPRCNGTGHIRDTESSALQVLRIIQEEAMKENTAAIHTQVPVEVAAFLLNEKRAEVIKIESRFKVNVLMVPNKHLETPHYKLERLRHDDPRLDDQKASYVMAEEAARELEADTIVSRKDAEVKVRPEAAVKGITPNQPAPVSQPRPQREPAKKVESASGLFGFIKKLFSSTEPEVKPEENRGRGRHPNQRNGNSGGGNNRNRGRRGDRNDRNGERAERPAVEAAAGENKPRPEGQGQGRNRNNNRNQNGPKPERQQNNANAATPVSAGDAAPQADATQNADGEERRGRGRNRRGRGRGQRERGERNAGDETASTASAAPVSAPASAPAFSGPPVGMAGTSASMPTQNLAQSFGNHKPAPVAPERTQRSHSNPKPSSPAPAIEVIAKPVAELPKVAFKALEETPLQNVVESAGMIWVATDSSKHSEVQSQIQTEPISVNLGRAPKAAATLPDGPMVLVETGGQEKTV, from the coding sequence ATGAAACGCATGTTGTTTAATGCAACTCAACAAGAAGAGTTGCGAGTTGCCATCGTCGATGGTCAAAAACTCATTGATATTGATATTGAAGCTGCCGGTCGTGAACAACGCAAAGGCAATATTTACAAAGGGGTTATCACCCGCATTGAACCTTCCCTCGAAGCTTGCTTCGTCAATTATGGGGAAGAACGACATGGCTTCCTGCCATTTAAGGAAGTAGCTCGCACCTATTTCAAAGAAGGTATCGACGTTCGCAACGCCTCGATTAAAGATGCTTTGCGCGAAGGCCAAGAAATCATTGTTCAGGTTGAAAAAGAGGAGCGGGGCCAAAAAGGCGCCGCCCTAACCTCTTTTATCTCTCTGGCAGGTCGTTACTTGGTATTGATGCCTAATAATCCTCGTGGAGGTGGTGTATCTCGTCGGATTGAGGGTGAAGATCGCCAAGAACTCCGTGATGCCATGTCCCAATTGGATATTCCGGATGGGATGAGCATCATTGCACGTACCGCCGGTATTGGCCGTGATGCTACTGAATTGCAATGGGATTTAAGCTATCTCATGCAGTTATGGAAAGCCATTGATGAGGCTGCCAAAGGTAATTCCGGACCACTTCTGATTTATTTAGAGTCTAGCCTTGTCATTCGAGCGATTCGTGATTATTTCCAGCCTGATATTGGCGAGATTCTCATTGATACCGATGACATCTTTGAGCAAGCGCAAGCATTTATGTCGGTAGTGATGCCAGACAACTTGCCACGGGTTAAGCGCTATCAAGATGATGTACCCCTCTTCTCACGTTTCCAAATTGAGCACCAAATTGAAACGGCTTACTCACGCACCGTGCCTCTGCCATCTGGCGGCGCGATTGTGATCGACCATACCGAGGCACTGGTATCGGTTGACGTGAACTCGGCTCGTGCTACCCGTGGATCGGATATTGAAGAAACTGCTGCACGTACCAATCTTGAAGCCGCCGATGAAATCGCTCGTCAAGCGCGTTTACGCGACTTAGGTGGTTTGATTGTGATCGACTTCATTGATATGGATTCGAGTAAAGCGCAAAAGGATGTTGAGAATCGCTTACGTGATGCTTTGCGTCACGACCGCGCTCGCGTTCAGATGGGCAAGATTTCCAAGTTTGGCTTGATGGAAATGTCACGTCAGCGTTTACGCCCTGCTCTTTCTGAGGGCAGCCATGTGACTTGCCCACGTTGTAATGGCACCGGTCATATTCGTGATACCGAATCCTCTGCACTGCAAGTCTTGCGCATCATTCAAGAAGAGGCAATGAAAGAAAATACAGCCGCGATTCATACGCAGGTTCCAGTCGAAGTGGCTGCCTTCCTGCTCAATGAGAAACGCGCTGAAGTAATCAAGATCGAGAGCCGCTTTAAGGTGAATGTCTTGATGGTGCCTAATAAACACTTAGAGACACCGCATTACAAACTGGAGCGCTTGCGTCACGACGATCCCCGTCTAGATGACCAAAAAGCCAGCTATGTGATGGCCGAAGAAGCTGCTCGTGAATTAGAAGCCGACACTATCGTGAGTCGTAAAGACGCCGAGGTAAAGGTGCGCCCTGAGGCTGCTGTTAAAGGCATTACACCTAATCAGCCTGCGCCAGTCAGTCAGCCACGTCCACAGCGTGAGCCAGCCAAGAAGGTGGAAAGTGCCAGCGGCTTGTTTGGCTTTATTAAGAAGCTATTCTCATCGACTGAGCCTGAAGTAAAGCCTGAAGAAAATCGCGGTCGTGGTCGTCATCCAAATCAACGCAACGGCAACAGTGGTGGTGGCAACAACCGCAACCGTGGCCGCCGCGGTGATCGGAATGATCGCAATGGTGAACGCGCTGAACGACCTGCCGTAGAAGCAGCTGCTGGCGAGAACAAACCTCGTCCAGAAGGACAAGGTCAGGGCCGCAATCGCAATAACAACCGTAACCAGAATGGTCCAAAGCCAGAGCGTCAGCAAAACAATGCCAATGCAGCCACTCCAGTCAGCGCCGGTGATGCGGCACCTCAAGCTGATGCAACTCAAAATGCCGATGGTGAAGAGCGTCGTGGTCGCGGACGTAATCGTCGTGGTCGTGGTCGCGGTCAACGCGAGCGTGGCGAACGCAATGCTGGCGATGAAACTGCAAGCACCGCTTCAGCAGCTCCAGTCTCAGCTCCAGCATCTGCTCCAGCTTTCTCAGGACCGCCGGTTGGTATGGCTGGAACATCCGCTTCAATGCCTACTCAGAACTTGGCACAGAGCTTTGGTAATCACAAGCCTGCACCGGTTGCACCTGAGCGCACTCAAAGAAGCCATAGCAATCCAAAACCATCAAGCCCCGCTCCTGCAATTGAAGTGATTGCCAAACCTGTTGCTGAACTTCCTAAGGTGGCCTTTAAAGCCCTAGAGGAAACTCCTCTGCAAAATGTGGTGGAGTCCGCCGGAATGATTTGGGTTGCAACTGATTCAAGCAAACACTCGGAAGTACAGTCACAAATTCAGACAGAACCTATTTCTGTTAATTTGGGCAGAGCTCCGAAGGCAGCTGCAACACTTCCAGATGGCCCCATGGTTCTGGTTGAAACCGGCGGTCAAGAAAAAACGGTTTAA
- the moaA gene encoding GTP 3',8-cyclase MoaA, translating to MVEKVIPIRIDEGKGLVAPIPSHLNSPSMSTLDTRGRLLRDLRISVTDRCNFRCTYCMPKEVFNQDYPYLAHDELLSFEEITRLATIFASLGVEKIRLTGGEPLLRKNLEILIGMLAKIQTPQGKPLDLTLTTNGSILRKKAAALKAAGLKRITVSLDGLNDAVFKKMNDVDFPVEDVLDGITAAQEAGFESIKVNMVVQKGSNEHEIISMAERFKGTGIVLRFIEYMDVGSSNGWNMAEVLPSQEVIAMIHSAHPLEAISANYAGEVAKRWRYQDGSGEIGVISSVTQAFCSDCSRARISTDGQLYLCLFANKGFDFKSMLRSGKSDLEIANAIMSIWSKRDDRYSEIRGSISEQVKPLGPKVEMSYIGG from the coding sequence ATGGTTGAAAAAGTCATCCCCATTCGAATTGATGAAGGAAAAGGCCTTGTTGCCCCTATCCCTTCTCATCTAAATTCGCCCAGCATGTCGACTCTAGACACTCGAGGTCGACTATTAAGAGATCTACGAATTTCTGTTACCGATCGTTGCAATTTCCGTTGTACCTACTGCATGCCAAAGGAAGTCTTTAATCAAGACTATCCTTATTTAGCCCATGATGAACTTCTCAGCTTTGAAGAAATCACGCGACTTGCAACCATCTTTGCTTCGCTCGGCGTAGAAAAAATCCGCCTAACGGGAGGCGAGCCTCTTCTTCGTAAAAATCTAGAGATTCTGATTGGGATGCTCGCCAAGATTCAAACGCCTCAAGGTAAGCCACTGGATCTCACCTTAACGACGAACGGCAGTATCTTGCGCAAAAAAGCTGCTGCTCTCAAGGCAGCTGGCCTCAAACGCATTACCGTTAGCCTCGATGGCTTGAATGATGCCGTCTTCAAAAAGATGAATGATGTAGATTTTCCTGTTGAAGATGTGCTCGATGGTATTACTGCTGCTCAAGAGGCAGGGTTTGAATCCATCAAAGTCAACATGGTTGTTCAAAAAGGAAGCAACGAGCACGAAATTATTTCCATGGCAGAACGCTTCAAAGGGACTGGCATTGTTTTGCGTTTTATCGAGTATATGGATGTGGGGAGTTCCAATGGTTGGAATATGGCGGAAGTGCTTCCCTCTCAGGAAGTGATTGCAATGATTCATTCAGCACATCCTTTAGAGGCCATCTCCGCTAACTATGCTGGTGAAGTCGCTAAACGCTGGCGCTATCAAGATGGCTCCGGTGAAATCGGCGTGATCTCTAGTGTGACCCAAGCCTTCTGTAGTGATTGCTCACGGGCGCGCATCTCAACCGATGGTCAGCTTTATCTCTGCCTCTTTGCGAATAAAGGTTTTGATTTCAAATCCATGCTGCGTTCAGGTAAAAGTGATTTAGAGATTGCTAATGCCATCATGTCGATCTGGTCTAAACGCGATGATCGTTATTCTGAGATCCGAGGCTCGATTAGCGAGCAAGTAAAGCCACTAGGTCCAAAAGTTGAAATGTCCTACATTGGCGGCTAA
- the mobA gene encoding molybdenum cofactor guanylyltransferase MobA, which produces MISRTEITGLILAGGRAQRMGGVDKGLIPFHHRPLIESVIHRLRPQVGSILINANRNLEQYSTYGFPVLSDDDLSFSGPLAGFAAGLKACPTEYLVTAPCDSPLLPTNLVELLAAKMTEGSFDLVYASSKDLAGKAWAQPVFCLMRIAVLKSLQEFISLGDFKIDRWFKQLNVSTAVFDSESAFANVNTPEELLALEKVSA; this is translated from the coding sequence ATGATCTCTCGAACAGAAATTACCGGACTCATCCTTGCTGGCGGTCGCGCCCAAAGAATGGGTGGCGTTGATAAGGGCCTTATTCCTTTTCATCATCGACCACTCATTGAATCGGTTATTCATCGACTGCGCCCTCAAGTGGGTTCAATATTGATTAATGCTAATCGCAATCTTGAACAGTACTCAACTTATGGATTCCCAGTGCTTAGTGACGATGATCTGAGTTTCTCAGGCCCTCTGGCTGGCTTTGCTGCTGGCCTAAAAGCCTGCCCCACCGAATATTTGGTCACCGCTCCTTGCGACTCTCCTTTACTGCCGACAAACCTGGTTGAACTTCTAGCGGCCAAGATGACTGAGGGATCTTTTGATCTTGTCTATGCATCTAGCAAGGATCTCGCAGGTAAAGCTTGGGCTCAGCCAGTCTTTTGCCTGATGCGCATCGCTGTCCTCAAGTCGCTTCAGGAATTTATCAGCTTGGGAGATTTCAAAATTGATCGCTGGTTTAAACAGTTAAATGTCAGTACAGCAGTCTTTGATTCAGAATCTGCATTTGCCAATGTAAATACTCCCGAAGAACTCCTTGCTCTGGAAAAAGTATCAGCATGA
- the moeA gene encoding molybdopterin molybdotransferase MoeA, whose amino-acid sequence MKYSPNNPILLSSSLRVDQAHEAIAGLVNEVLRESPLDAELVPLNDSLNRVLAEDLLSPIDVPSADNSAMDGYAFDGTCLKSGSGKTQLKIVGTAYAGKPFIGEIAAGECIKIMTGGLMPNTCDTVIPQELVSATEHDMIFDLSALKAGDNRRLKGEDLQRGKPAIIAGRILRPSDLGLAASLGIPNLMVKRKLRVAILSSGDELTPIGETLSEGGIYDSNRYSLTAMLNRLDLEVVDCGIVRDDPDSLRAAFCEAAKKADVLISSGGVSVGEADFTKQILQELGDVGFWKIAMRPGRPMAFGTLKAVPGKSPSHRTLFFGLPGNPVAVMVTFYQFVRSALLQLNGAKDIRPPLTQAMAEQPIRKKPGRTEFQRAILSRDPLGRPVVRITGSQGAGILRSMSEANCFVILGHDQENIAAGDWVDIALFEGLL is encoded by the coding sequence ATGAAGTATTCCCCTAACAACCCCATCCTCTTAAGCTCATCTTTACGTGTTGATCAAGCGCATGAGGCGATTGCTGGCTTAGTAAACGAGGTATTACGAGAATCACCACTCGACGCCGAGCTAGTGCCCCTGAATGATTCGCTCAATCGCGTTCTCGCCGAAGATCTCCTCTCGCCGATTGATGTGCCCTCAGCTGATAACTCTGCAATGGATGGTTATGCTTTTGATGGTACTTGCCTAAAGAGTGGGAGCGGAAAAACTCAGTTAAAAATCGTCGGCACCGCTTATGCGGGCAAACCGTTTATTGGTGAAATTGCAGCAGGTGAATGCATCAAGATCATGACAGGTGGCTTGATGCCAAACACCTGCGACACCGTCATCCCTCAAGAATTGGTTAGCGCTACTGAACATGACATGATCTTCGACCTATCAGCCTTGAAAGCTGGCGATAACCGCCGCCTCAAAGGGGAAGATTTGCAGAGGGGTAAGCCAGCTATTATTGCTGGCCGAATTCTGCGCCCTTCTGACTTGGGTCTAGCTGCCTCACTGGGCATCCCGAATTTAATGGTCAAACGTAAACTCCGTGTAGCGATTTTGTCATCGGGCGATGAACTTACGCCCATTGGCGAGACTCTTTCAGAAGGTGGCATCTATGACAGCAATCGCTATAGCTTGACTGCCATGCTGAATCGCTTAGATCTCGAAGTCGTTGATTGCGGCATTGTCCGAGATGATCCCGATTCTTTGAGAGCTGCCTTTTGTGAGGCAGCAAAAAAGGCAGATGTACTGATCTCTAGTGGCGGCGTATCCGTTGGCGAAGCCGACTTCACTAAACAAATTCTGCAAGAACTGGGCGATGTTGGCTTCTGGAAAATTGCTATGCGGCCAGGTCGGCCAATGGCATTTGGCACACTAAAAGCGGTTCCAGGAAAATCTCCAAGCCACAGGACGCTATTCTTCGGACTGCCGGGCAACCCTGTGGCAGTGATGGTCACCTTTTATCAATTTGTGCGCTCCGCCCTTTTACAACTCAATGGCGCCAAAGACATAAGGCCACCCCTAACTCAAGCAATGGCAGAGCAACCCATTCGTAAAAAGCCTGGGCGGACTGAATTTCAACGGGCAATCCTGAGCCGCGACCCACTTGGTCGACCTGTGGTTCGGATCACTGGCAGTCAGGGTGCGGGGATCTTGCGCTCGATGAGTGAAGCGAACTGCTTTGTTATTCTTGGCCATGATCAAGAAAATATTGCTGCAGGTGACTGGGTTGATATAGCGCTTTTCGAAGGACTGCTTTAA
- a CDS encoding 2-hydroxyacid dehydrogenase, with the protein MSTQNTAKKPKIFIARAIFADALPQLEESFEVTSNQSDEVLTPDELQKALIGMDAALVSGGDRIDAKILATAKDLKIVANIAVGYNNLDIPAMTAAGVMGTNTPDVLTDTTADFGFALMMAAARRVTESEHWLRAGKWEKWALFNNPLGVDIHHSTLGIIGMGRIGQAIAKRGLGFGMKVIYCNRKRLPEDIEKELGATHVSKEELLKTADHVVLVLPYSAESHHTIGAKELSLMKPTATITNIARGGIVDDLALAQALKAGKIFGAGLDVFEGEPKVIPELLACSNVVLAPHVGSSTEQTRRAMMNLAIKNLRAGLAGQRPPNLINTELKPN; encoded by the coding sequence ATGAGCACACAAAATACCGCTAAAAAACCTAAAATTTTCATCGCTAGAGCAATATTTGCTGATGCACTGCCCCAGCTTGAGGAGTCTTTCGAGGTGACCTCAAATCAGTCTGATGAGGTATTGACCCCAGATGAATTACAAAAAGCCCTCATAGGGATGGATGCCGCCTTGGTTTCGGGCGGTGACCGAATTGACGCCAAGATCCTAGCAACTGCAAAGGATCTCAAAATCGTAGCCAATATTGCAGTGGGCTATAACAACCTAGATATCCCAGCCATGACTGCAGCGGGCGTAATGGGAACAAATACCCCTGACGTGTTGACCGATACTACCGCCGACTTTGGTTTTGCCTTGATGATGGCTGCTGCTCGTCGAGTGACTGAATCAGAGCATTGGCTTAGGGCCGGAAAATGGGAAAAGTGGGCCTTGTTCAATAACCCATTGGGTGTCGATATTCATCACAGCACATTGGGCATCATTGGTATGGGCCGTATTGGTCAAGCAATCGCTAAGCGTGGTTTAGGCTTCGGCATGAAAGTGATCTATTGCAATCGCAAACGCTTGCCAGAAGATATTGAAAAAGAGCTCGGTGCAACCCATGTCTCAAAAGAAGAGTTACTCAAAACAGCAGACCACGTAGTTTTGGTTCTTCCTTACAGCGCCGAGAGTCATCACACCATTGGCGCAAAAGAGCTGTCATTAATGAAGCCGACTGCAACGATCACCAATATTGCGCGTGGCGGTATTGTTGATGACCTGGCGCTGGCGCAAGCCTTGAAGGCAGGCAAGATCTTTGGTGCCGGTCTAGATGTATTTGAAGGTGAGCCAAAGGTGATTCCAGAGTTGCTGGCATGTAGCAATGTAGTGCTTGCGCCGCATGTGGGTAGCTCAACAGAACAAACTCGTAGAGCAATGATGAATCTGGCAATCAAAAATCTGCGCGCAGGACTCGCAGGTCAAAGACCGCCAAACTTAATTAATACGGAGTTGAAGCCGAACTAA